A genomic stretch from Shewanella sediminis HAW-EB3 includes:
- a CDS encoding LysR family transcriptional regulator — protein MINENVTLDELRILMAVYESGSITSASVDLGVMPSTISRSLSRLELKLDTSLIMRNTRKIEFTNDGLKLLAHAKEITASVNNIEHEFRTNDSTPSGTLRVNGASPVLVHLVCPIIKKYLQLYPDVNIELQNSEEIIDIIESKADIALRVAPITESSYHVTHIGSSKRRLLASSEYLRRYGFPSSIEDLKNHILLGLEGPSILNTWPIEDGKGKKLKICPRVVASSGEVLRKLTLSGAGIACISDFMTKSDRNNGKLIEVLKEQTVHDKRDISAVCYRGTSPSAKVSTFIDFLKDELPILL, from the coding sequence ATGATAAATGAAAACGTTACATTAGATGAGCTTAGGATCTTAATGGCAGTGTATGAGTCTGGCTCAATAACCTCGGCATCAGTTGATTTGGGTGTAATGCCTTCAACCATCAGTCGCAGCTTGTCCAGACTTGAACTTAAGCTAGACACCTCGTTAATCATGCGTAATACGAGAAAGATAGAATTTACTAATGACGGACTAAAATTACTTGCCCATGCCAAGGAGATAACTGCATCAGTTAACAATATTGAACATGAATTCAGAACTAACGACTCAACGCCATCTGGGACCTTGCGAGTTAATGGCGCTTCTCCAGTCTTAGTTCATCTGGTTTGCCCGATTATAAAGAAGTATTTGCAACTTTATCCAGACGTGAACATTGAATTGCAAAACAGTGAAGAGATAATTGATATTATTGAAAGCAAAGCTGATATCGCGTTACGAGTCGCTCCCATAACTGAGTCGAGTTACCACGTTACTCATATTGGCTCAAGCAAACGGCGTTTATTAGCCAGTTCGGAGTACCTGCGTAGGTATGGCTTCCCAAGTTCAATTGAAGATCTTAAAAATCATATCTTGCTAGGCCTCGAAGGCCCATCCATATTAAATACATGGCCAATTGAAGATGGTAAAGGAAAAAAGTTAAAAATTTGCCCTCGAGTTGTAGCGTCCAGCGGTGAAGTATTGAGGAAGTTGACTCTCTCTGGTGCTGGCATTGCCTGTATCTCTGACTTTATGACCAAATCAGACCGGAATAATGGAAAATTGATCGAGGTATTGAAGGAGCAAACTGTACATGATAAACGAGATATCAGCGCTGTGTGCTATCGCGGAACCAGTCCTTCAGCCAAAGTATCGACATTTATCGATTTTTTAAAAGATGAATTACCTATACTTTTATAG
- a CDS encoding NADH:flavin oxidoreductase, whose translation MSIDRRTLIKFMGMAVAGAPVGVSFANSNADSSKRKLFEETKLGTLTLKNRLIRSATSQYRATVDGDPTEDLMRVHRELAEGGVGLIITGLTYILKEDQYGQAGTGLYDDSQIELYKKVVENAHEHGSKIAVQLAMVGPQSDYRIDHRDVYGASKVPHPIYGTVPNKVMTKQDIEYSLQAFIDAAIRAKKAGFDAIELHFAHNYLVSQFLFPYYNDRTDEYGGPIENRARFAFEILEAVRGAVGPDYPIIAKVHGRDYLGSQAGGNTQDENLYVIKGLVKRGITALDISGGNKVRGMGEFHPEIQDEKDQSYFANDAKYISEHVDVPMMVTGGNRSPKLMEEILAEVKNVEAFGFGRTMLSEPNLANNWKQDPNHKPRCLSCNWCIANYGTQKSQCVLNVSRAYIPAGH comes from the coding sequence ATGAGTATTGACCGCCGTACGTTAATCAAGTTTATGGGAATGGCCGTTGCAGGCGCTCCTGTCGGAGTATCATTCGCCAACAGTAACGCCGATTCATCGAAGCGCAAGCTCTTTGAAGAGACAAAACTGGGCACCTTAACCCTGAAGAACAGACTCATCCGTTCAGCAACATCACAATATCGCGCCACGGTTGATGGTGATCCCACTGAAGATTTAATGCGGGTTCATCGCGAGCTGGCAGAAGGTGGAGTCGGTCTTATTATCACTGGTCTGACTTATATCTTAAAAGAAGATCAGTATGGTCAAGCCGGAACAGGGTTATACGACGACTCTCAGATAGAACTGTACAAAAAAGTTGTTGAAAATGCCCACGAACACGGCTCAAAAATCGCAGTTCAGTTGGCTATGGTTGGTCCGCAGAGTGATTATCGAATCGATCACCGCGATGTATACGGTGCATCGAAAGTACCTCATCCAATCTATGGCACTGTGCCAAACAAAGTCATGACCAAGCAAGACATTGAATATTCGCTTCAGGCATTTATCGATGCAGCCATCAGAGCTAAGAAAGCAGGATTCGATGCCATTGAGTTGCACTTCGCCCACAATTATCTGGTGAGTCAATTCTTATTCCCTTATTACAATGACCGTACTGACGAATATGGTGGCCCAATAGAAAATCGTGCCCGCTTTGCGTTTGAAATTTTAGAGGCCGTACGTGGAGCTGTCGGCCCTGACTACCCAATCATTGCAAAGGTACATGGCCGAGACTATCTGGGTAGCCAAGCTGGCGGTAACACCCAAGATGAAAACCTTTATGTCATTAAAGGTTTAGTTAAGCGGGGTATCACGGCATTAGATATTAGTGGTGGTAATAAAGTACGTGGAATGGGGGAGTTCCATCCGGAAATCCAAGACGAAAAAGATCAATCCTACTTCGCCAATGATGCCAAATATATCAGTGAGCATGTGGATGTTCCAATGATGGTGACAGGTGGTAACCGTTCGCCAAAACTAATGGAAGAAATTCTTGCTGAAGTTAAAAATGTTGAAGCATTTGGCTTCGGTCGGACCATGTTGTCAGAGCCAAATCTAGCTAATAACTGGAAACAAGATCCAAATCATAAGCCAAGATGTTTGTCGTGTAACTGGTGTATCGCCAATTACGGCACGCAAAAATCTCAGTGTGTTTTAAATGTATCCCGCGCCTATATTCCTGCTGGACATTAA
- a CDS encoding cytochrome c3 family protein, whose amino-acid sequence MKAKLAIASVIIAAISMPAWSDTFKQEVPQAVLPMHETSKPVEFDHLRHTQVECTQCHHKNEERGMSFTSYKCASCHSTAKKDKSIDSSYFKAIHGRKALPGDLGTRCLSCHVNEQKTRSKDKPSLTGCTNSSCHK is encoded by the coding sequence ATGAAAGCCAAATTAGCCATTGCGTCTGTAATTATTGCAGCCATCTCTATGCCAGCCTGGTCGGATACATTTAAGCAAGAAGTGCCACAAGCTGTTCTACCTATGCACGAAACATCCAAGCCTGTTGAGTTTGATCACTTACGTCACACACAAGTGGAATGTACTCAATGCCATCATAAAAATGAAGAACGCGGAATGAGCTTCACCTCGTACAAGTGTGCAAGCTGTCACTCTACCGCGAAGAAAGACAAGTCTATTGATAGCTCTTACTTCAAAGCCATTCATGGTCGTAAAGCTCTGCCGGGTGATCTTGGTACTCGTTGCCTTTCTTGCCACGTGAATGAACAAAAGACCCGAAGTAAAGACAAGCCAAGCTTAACTGGATGCACTAATTCCAGCTGCCATAAATAG
- the gloA gene encoding lactoylglutathione lyase, which yields MKFLHTMLRVTDLGRSIEFYTHVLGMKVLERTENNDYRYTLVFVGYEDQAGGTTIELTYNWDTNQYDHGNAFGHLALGVENIYTACDNIRALGGNVTREPGPVKGGETHIAFITDPDGYQIELIQVR from the coding sequence ATGAAATTTTTACACACCATGTTAAGAGTTACCGACCTAGGTAGATCAATCGAATTTTATACTCATGTATTGGGTATGAAAGTACTTGAAAGAACTGAGAACAATGATTACCGCTATACCTTAGTATTTGTTGGTTATGAGGATCAAGCCGGTGGCACCACAATTGAGCTGACCTACAACTGGGATACCAATCAGTATGATCATGGTAATGCTTTTGGCCACCTAGCATTGGGTGTAGAAAATATATATACCGCTTGTGACAACATCAGAGCCCTAGGTGGTAACGTGACTCGTGAGCCGGGACCGGTAAAAGGTGGCGAAACACATATTGCCTTTATTACCGACCCGGATGGTTACCAAATTGAACTGATCCAAGTTCGCTAA
- a CDS encoding alkene reductase — MENALFQPIQLGNLSLKNRIVMPPMTRSRAGQPGNDANQMMAVYYAQRASAGLIVAEGTQISAMGQGYAWTPGIYTPEQIAGWKQVTDAVHAKEGVIFAQLWHVGRVTHPDNIGGEQPISSSALKADGVKVFIDNGTEEPGFVDVVEPREMTKTDIKQVIGEYRQAALNAIEAGFDGIELHAANGYLINQFIDSEANMRTDEYGGSIENRLRFLGEVVEAMTDAIGADRVGVRLAPFTSLNGTVDATPVETYIAATALLNTLNVVYIHIAEVDWDDAPETPKVFKTSVREAYQGVLIYAGRYNEEKGVKAIEDGVADMIGFGRPFIANPDLPNRIKNGYPLALHTPETLFGGAEQGLTDYLKYNPY, encoded by the coding sequence ATGGAAAATGCACTATTTCAACCGATTCAACTTGGTAACCTCTCGCTAAAAAATCGCATCGTCATGCCTCCAATGACTCGCTCTCGCGCCGGACAACCGGGTAATGATGCCAATCAGATGATGGCAGTTTATTATGCTCAAAGGGCATCAGCAGGCCTGATTGTAGCCGAAGGCACGCAAATTTCAGCAATGGGTCAGGGTTATGCGTGGACTCCTGGTATCTATACGCCAGAACAGATAGCCGGATGGAAGCAGGTAACCGATGCGGTTCACGCCAAAGAGGGAGTTATCTTTGCCCAACTTTGGCATGTAGGCCGCGTAACTCACCCTGATAATATTGGTGGTGAGCAGCCTATCTCCTCTTCTGCGCTAAAGGCAGATGGGGTAAAGGTGTTTATCGACAACGGCACCGAAGAACCCGGTTTTGTCGATGTGGTTGAGCCACGAGAGATGACCAAGACAGACATTAAGCAGGTGATTGGTGAGTATCGCCAAGCTGCACTAAATGCAATTGAAGCCGGTTTTGATGGTATTGAATTGCACGCGGCTAATGGCTACTTGATTAATCAATTTATCGATTCAGAAGCAAACATGCGTACCGATGAATATGGCGGTTCTATCGAAAACAGGCTTCGCTTTCTAGGTGAAGTGGTTGAAGCAATGACAGATGCCATTGGCGCCGATCGTGTGGGCGTTCGTCTTGCACCATTCACATCACTCAACGGTACAGTGGATGCCACACCGGTAGAAACCTATATTGCCGCGACAGCGCTGCTTAATACTCTCAATGTCGTTTACATTCATATTGCTGAAGTTGATTGGGATGATGCGCCAGAAACACCGAAGGTATTTAAAACTTCGGTTCGTGAAGCGTACCAAGGTGTGCTTATTTATGCGGGTCGTTACAACGAAGAGAAAGGTGTTAAGGCAATCGAAGATGGCGTAGCGGATATGATTGGCTTTGGCCGCCCATTTATCGCCAATCCTGATCTGCCAAACCGAATCAAGAACGGCTACCCATTAGCTTTGCACACCCCAGAAACCCTGTTTGGTGGTGCAGAGCAAGGACTGACCGACTACCTGAAATACAATCCTTACTAA
- a CDS encoding DMT family transporter — translation MKIQTLRGEIYLLLATLLAGVGWIASKEIISEVPGEVFITARFLLASLILLPFCYRRILALTLKQVVSVCAVGVILAASVQVWVHAISISSTLAEGAFIMSLAMIIAPLVSWLLFQIPPNRAFWISLPIAITGMTLLTLTNGWHVEPNQWYFLLASALLSLHFVFNKKVVSTITPLASICLQLFMVGIGGAVSLTSMSPEAFELNRHILFWFAISTVVATALRYLMQTVGQFSVKIETASLIMILEPIWTLVLSISLLGEQVEIQKLMGGGIIFLSLFVYIKLSKSLITPEAGKAQINTS, via the coding sequence ATGAAAATACAAACGCTGCGCGGAGAAATCTATCTACTGCTGGCGACCTTGCTCGCTGGCGTTGGCTGGATAGCCTCCAAAGAGATCATATCAGAAGTACCGGGAGAGGTATTTATCACTGCTCGCTTCTTGCTTGCCAGCCTCATTCTACTGCCATTTTGTTATCGGCGTATTCTTGCACTCACTCTCAAGCAAGTTGTTTCTGTTTGCGCCGTCGGCGTAATTTTAGCCGCCTCGGTTCAGGTATGGGTTCATGCGATCTCTATCTCCAGCACCTTGGCTGAAGGGGCTTTTATCATGAGTTTGGCGATGATTATTGCGCCATTGGTTTCATGGCTACTATTTCAAATCCCCCCAAATCGTGCCTTCTGGATTTCACTCCCGATTGCCATTACCGGAATGACACTATTAACCTTGACTAATGGTTGGCATGTAGAGCCAAACCAATGGTACTTCCTGTTAGCGTCGGCGCTGCTGTCACTGCATTTTGTGTTTAATAAAAAAGTGGTATCCACCATTACCCCCTTAGCATCGATCTGTTTGCAACTGTTTATGGTTGGCATTGGCGGCGCGGTTTCGCTCACCTCAATGTCACCAGAAGCGTTTGAACTCAATCGTCATATTTTGTTTTGGTTTGCAATATCAACTGTTGTCGCAACTGCGCTGCGTTACCTAATGCAAACCGTTGGGCAGTTTTCAGTAAAAATAGAAACTGCATCTTTGATTATGATCTTAGAACCCATCTGGACACTGGTATTAAGTATCAGCCTGCTTGGAGAGCAGGTAGAGATACAAAAATTGATGGGCGGCGGGATTATTTTTTTATCCTTATTTGTCTATATCAAGTTATCAAAATCATTAATTACCCCTGAAGCTGGTAAAGCACAAATAAATACATCATAA
- the ltrA gene encoding group II intron reverse transcriptase/maturase, with protein sequence MMTSIEVSAPPDSAQWQSINWKAVKQHVLKLQMRIAKATREGKHGKAKALQWILTHSKSAKLLAVKRVSQNKGSKTPGIDGIIWNSDARCIGAVNQLSRKGYHAKPLRRIYIPKKNGKLRPLGIPCMIDRAQQALHLLALEPISETVADLNSYGFRPNRSAADAIAQCFKCLCMKCSSQWVLEGDIKACFDKIGHQWLIDNIQLDKRMLKQWLGCGYVDKGLFYKTAEGTPQGGIISPTLMLLTLAGLEQLVKSIACKTGNRVNFIGYADDFVITGSSKEVLVNEIKPQLIGFLQERGLTLSDEKTHITHIDDGFDFLGFNLRKYKGKLLIKPSKNNVLSFLSNLREFIRKHPTIPVNDLIKILNPKLRGWANYYRHSVAKQVFGYVGHQLFWLLWRWAVRRHPTKSKDWVRRKYYLDGKGQWQFHGWHKIANMDCRFNLVQIAQTLIKRHVKIRSAAIPYDPEYEAYLSKRKWAKQGRNSWFEPVLAAM encoded by the coding sequence ATGATGACTTCAATCGAAGTTAGTGCACCTCCTGACAGCGCTCAATGGCAATCCATTAACTGGAAAGCGGTTAAGCAACACGTATTAAAGCTTCAAATGCGCATTGCAAAAGCAACCCGAGAAGGTAAACACGGCAAGGCGAAAGCATTGCAGTGGATATTAACTCACTCTAAATCAGCTAAATTGCTTGCTGTTAAAAGAGTTTCTCAAAACAAAGGCAGCAAAACACCTGGAATCGACGGGATCATTTGGAACAGTGATGCTCGTTGTATAGGTGCGGTCAATCAACTGAGTAGAAAGGGCTATCATGCCAAACCGCTCAGGCGTATCTACATCCCCAAGAAAAACGGCAAACTCAGACCTTTAGGCATTCCCTGCATGATAGATAGAGCGCAGCAAGCGCTTCATCTTCTCGCCTTGGAGCCTATTTCGGAAACGGTGGCCGACCTCAATAGCTATGGCTTTCGACCTAACCGAAGCGCAGCAGATGCAATTGCACAGTGCTTCAAATGTTTATGCATGAAGTGCTCTAGCCAATGGGTTCTTGAGGGTGACATCAAAGCTTGTTTCGATAAGATAGGTCATCAATGGCTCATCGACAACATTCAATTAGATAAGCGAATGCTGAAACAATGGCTTGGATGTGGTTATGTTGATAAAGGATTGTTCTACAAAACAGCAGAAGGAACACCGCAAGGTGGGATAATCTCCCCAACGCTGATGTTGCTGACGCTGGCTGGGTTAGAGCAGTTGGTTAAGTCTATTGCTTGTAAAACAGGGAATAGAGTCAACTTTATCGGATATGCAGACGATTTTGTTATCACAGGTTCTTCGAAGGAAGTGCTCGTTAATGAAATCAAGCCGCAGCTAATTGGTTTTCTACAGGAAAGAGGCTTAACACTCTCTGATGAGAAAACGCACATAACTCATATCGATGATGGTTTTGACTTTCTGGGATTCAATCTTAGAAAGTACAAAGGCAAACTGCTCATTAAACCGAGCAAGAACAACGTTCTATCATTTTTGAGTAATCTACGTGAATTCATCAGAAAACATCCAACAATCCCCGTTAACGATTTAATCAAAATATTGAATCCGAAACTGAGAGGATGGGCGAACTATTATCGCCACAGTGTTGCTAAGCAAGTTTTCGGTTATGTAGGCCATCAACTTTTCTGGTTGTTATGGCGTTGGGCAGTTAGGCGTCATCCAACTAAAAGTAAAGACTGGGTGAGGCGTAAATATTATTTGGACGGTAAGGGACAATGGCAATTTCATGGTTGGCATAAAATAGCGAACATGGATTGTCGATTTAACCTTGTCCAAATAGCTCAAACGCTCATAAAAAGACATGTAAAAATCAGAAGCGCAGCCATACCTTACGACCCAGAATACGAAGCTTACTTAAGTAAGCGGAAATGGGCTAAGCAAGGCAGAAACTCTTGGTTCGAACCTGTTTTAGCTGCGATGTAG
- a CDS encoding VOC family protein, which translates to MKMNHVGIMVGNMDKAVEFYTNALGLKVVMGNTKVEEERETAIGRMCVAVFGEGFKGFNIAHLVTTDGIGVELFEMKERQERHEVDFSRIGIFHFCLQTDDFHGVIARTEKFGGKVRMDIMRYHPEDDNKQAKMVYLEDPFGNLFELYSHTYEETYSSEYE; encoded by the coding sequence ATGAAAATGAATCATGTGGGCATAATGGTAGGCAATATGGATAAAGCTGTTGAGTTTTATACTAATGCTCTTGGCCTTAAAGTAGTGATGGGCAATACCAAAGTTGAAGAAGAACGCGAAACCGCAATAGGTAGAATGTGTGTTGCAGTTTTTGGCGAAGGTTTTAAAGGTTTTAACATTGCACACCTGGTAACTACTGATGGTATTGGTGTTGAACTGTTTGAAATGAAAGAGCGCCAAGAGCGTCACGAAGTTGATTTCTCTCGAATCGGTATCTTCCATTTTTGTCTTCAAACTGATGACTTCCATGGTGTTATCGCACGTACTGAAAAATTTGGCGGAAAAGTACGCATGGATATTATGCGTTACCACCCAGAAGATGATAACAAGCAAGCAAAAATGGTTTATCTAGAAGACCCGTTCGGCAACCTATTTGAGCTTTACTCACATACTTATGAAGAAACATACTCTTCTGAATATGAGTAA
- a CDS encoding adenosine deaminase: MDGFIKSLPKVELHIHIEGTLEPELMFELALRNKIKLRYQNVEHVRQAYEFDDLQSFLDLYYQGAQVLQTEKDFYDLTWAYLQRCKMDCVVHTEIFFDPQTHTARGISFDTIINGITRALQHGKDQLQISSHLIMCFLRHLSEQDAIETLLQSVPYKDQIIGVGLDSSEQGHPPAKFSRVFEQARELGYLTVAHAGEEGPASNIWDGIKMLHIARIDHGVRCVEDESLVKHLAKNRIPLTVCPLSNVKLKVFQNMAEHNVVKLLREGLCVTINSDDPAYFGGYMTDNYLAVAHALDASKLEMAQFSQNAIEASFLDARQKAGLKQVLLQYVDQQLRPIL, translated from the coding sequence ATGGACGGATTTATCAAATCCTTGCCCAAGGTCGAACTGCATATTCACATTGAAGGAACACTAGAGCCGGAACTGATGTTTGAACTGGCACTGCGTAACAAAATAAAATTACGCTATCAGAATGTGGAGCATGTACGCCAGGCGTATGAGTTTGACGATCTACAGTCATTTCTTGACCTCTATTATCAAGGTGCTCAGGTACTGCAAACCGAGAAAGACTTTTATGATTTGACGTGGGCGTATTTGCAACGTTGTAAAATGGATTGCGTTGTTCATACTGAGATATTTTTTGACCCGCAGACACATACCGCACGTGGGATCTCATTTGATACCATCATTAATGGTATTACCCGAGCGCTGCAACATGGCAAAGATCAATTACAGATCAGCAGCCACCTCATCATGTGTTTTTTGCGTCACCTGAGTGAACAGGATGCCATTGAAACCCTACTGCAGTCAGTCCCCTACAAAGATCAAATCATTGGGGTAGGGCTGGATTCATCCGAGCAGGGGCACCCGCCGGCTAAATTTAGTCGTGTGTTTGAACAAGCAAGAGAGCTGGGCTATCTCACCGTTGCCCATGCCGGTGAAGAGGGACCTGCCAGTAATATATGGGATGGCATTAAAATGCTCCATATCGCGCGTATTGACCATGGCGTGCGCTGTGTTGAGGATGAGTCATTGGTTAAGCATCTGGCGAAAAACCGTATCCCATTGACTGTGTGCCCGCTATCGAATGTGAAGCTCAAAGTATTTCAAAATATGGCCGAACATAATGTGGTAAAATTACTGCGCGAAGGTTTGTGTGTCACCATTAATTCTGATGATCCAGCCTATTTCGGCGGGTATATGACGGATAATTATCTTGCCGTAGCCCATGCGCTCGACGCTTCAAAGTTGGAAATGGCGCAGTTCAGCCAAAATGCCATTGAAGCCAGTTTTCTTGATGCCAGACAAAAGGCGGGTTTAAAGCAAGTGTTACTGCAATATGTAGATCAACAGCTCAGACCAATATTGTGA
- a CDS encoding nucleotide triphosphate diphosphatase NUDT15 — MNKEVRVGVASVILREGLILLGERIGSHGAHTWATPGGHLELGESIEECAKRETFEETGLVVDSMKKLGFTNDIFEKENKHYVTLFVLASCTDGEPQVSEPDKCKQWKWCKLDDLPHPLFLPLTNLLQENPNLSEVT, encoded by the coding sequence ATGAACAAAGAAGTACGAGTTGGAGTTGCATCGGTTATTCTACGGGAAGGCCTCATTCTGCTTGGAGAACGCATCGGTTCTCATGGGGCTCATACTTGGGCCACACCAGGCGGGCATCTTGAATTGGGTGAGAGCATTGAAGAGTGTGCAAAACGTGAAACATTCGAGGAAACAGGTTTAGTCGTTGACTCGATGAAGAAGTTAGGTTTTACAAATGACATTTTCGAAAAAGAGAATAAGCATTATGTGACGTTATTTGTCCTTGCCTCTTGTACAGATGGTGAGCCTCAGGTTAGTGAACCAGATAAATGTAAGCAGTGGAAATGGTGTAAATTAGATGACCTTCCACATCCGTTGTTTTTGCCTTTGACTAATTTGCTGCAAGAAAACCCAAACCTCAGTGAAGTTACCTAA